The Chitinivibrio alkaliphilus ACht1 region GTGAGGCAGAAGTTTCAGTTCGCAAAAATGCTTCAGAGAGTACGAGCGGAGGAGCAAGTTCTTCCGGTGAATATACGGTTGTTGTTGGCGGCAAACCCTATGAAGTAGTTCTTGGGGCGGATGGTTCTGCCACGGTAAATGGAAAAAGTTATTCCACGGAGGTTCGCCAGGGTATATCTGAAAAGACTGGAGGAGGCGCTTCTTCTTCAGCTGAAGGTGAAGAGGTATTTGCTCCCATGCCGGGGAAAGTATTTAAGATTCAGGTTCAGGAAGGTGATTCTGTAGCAGAGGGGGATGTCCTCTATATCCTTGAAGCAATGAAAATGGAGAATGATGTCCGTGCTTCTGTTTCTGGTACCGTAACGGCCTTGAATTTTGATATTGGAGAGCAGGTTAATGACGGTGATGTCTTAGCTGTGATTTCATAGAAAGAAGAAAATAAGTTTTTTCAAGGGACTTCTCCGGAAGTCCTTTTGTATTTTAGGGGAAAAACGGAGCTACCATATGTTTGAAGAGTTATCGGGACGTTTAGAGTCAACGGTTAAGAATCTTTCCGGGCAGGGGAAGATTCGTGAGAGCAATATTTCAGAAGCATTGCGTGAGGTGAAACGAGCACTTCTAGAGGCGGATGTTCATTTTCGCGTTGTTCGTGAGTTCGTTGCGCAGGTAAAAGAAAAAGCCTTGGGCGAAGAGGTCTTGTCCAGTGTGACGCCTGCGCAGCAGTTTGTGAAAATAGTGCATGATGAACTGGTTGTCCTCATGGGGGGAGCACACCGGGATATCCGTTTTGAAAATAATCAGCAGACACGCATTGTTATGGCCGGGCTGCAAGGGTCGGGGAAAACTACACAGACGGCGAAGCTCGCCTTGCATTTTCGCAAAAACGGAGGACATCGACCTCTCATGGTTGCCTGTGATGTCCATCGCCCTGCAGCAATAGATCAGCTTGAGACTCTTGGAAAATCCTTGGGGATTGACGTGTACTCTGAGCGGGGAAGCAGTGCCGAGGATATTGCGGAACATGCCATGGAATATGCGCGTAAAAAAGATTATTCCCTCCTTATTTTTGACACGGCTGGTCGACTCCATATCGATGAATCTATGATGCAGGAGCTTAGAAATGTTCATGCCATTGCAAACCCCCACGAGGTGTTTTTTGTAGCTGATGCTATGACGGGGCAGGATGCGGTAAATGTTGCTCAGGAGTTTCATGAGGCAGTTACCTGTACAGGGTTTATCTTGTCAAAAATGGACGGGGATGCTCGTGGTGGGGCTGCTCTTTCTATTAATAACGTTACGGGAGTTCCGCTCTGTTATCTTGGGGTGGGAGAAAAACCGGATGCCCTTGAACCCTTTTATCCTGATCGAATGGCATCGCGAATTCTTGGTATGGGTGATGTCGTCTCCCTTGTAGAAAAAGCAGAATCGGTGGTTGATCTTGAAGAAAGTAAAAAACTTGAGAAAAAGTTACGGAGAAACCAATTTACGCTTCAAGATTTTCTTGATCAGCTGCGGAAGGTTCAAAAAATGGGGTCCATTACTGATCTTCTGGGCATGTTGCCGGGGGTAGGAGGGAAGCTCAAGGGTATTGATGTAGACCCAAAGGCGATAAAGCATGTGGAAGCAATAATCCTTTCCATGACTCCGGCGGAACGGGAGAAACCGAAAATACTCAACGCGTCACGACGCCGGCGTATTGCTCGTGGCAGTGGCCGAACCGTGCAAGAGGTCAATCGCCTCATGCGTCAGTTTGAAGATATGAAAAAAATGATGAAGCAGATGAACCGTATGTCACGGAAAAAAGGTGGCGTATCAGGAGCAATGAAGAATTTAATGCCAATGTAAAATTATTCTGTTTTCCCTGTGTGAAAGATATATTTTCAGCGGGAATTAACTGTATTTATATACAAGTTTCATAGGAGATATAATTGATTAGAATCCGGTTAGCGCGACATGGAAGAAAAAAACGGCCCTTTTATCGTATAGTGGCAGCGGATCAGCGACGTTCAGTACGTGGGAAGTTTCTTGACGTTTTGGGTGTATACAACCCCGTGGCAGAGCCAAAGGTTTTTGAAATTAAAGAAGACAAGCTTGCGTACTGGCTGAATGAAGGTGCTGAGATGTCTGATACTG contains the following coding sequences:
- the ffh gene encoding signal recognition particle protein, translating into MFEELSGRLESTVKNLSGQGKIRESNISEALREVKRALLEADVHFRVVREFVAQVKEKALGEEVLSSVTPAQQFVKIVHDELVVLMGGAHRDIRFENNQQTRIVMAGLQGSGKTTQTAKLALHFRKNGGHRPLMVACDVHRPAAIDQLETLGKSLGIDVYSERGSSAEDIAEHAMEYARKKDYSLLIFDTAGRLHIDESMMQELRNVHAIANPHEVFFVADAMTGQDAVNVAQEFHEAVTCTGFILSKMDGDARGGAALSINNVTGVPLCYLGVGEKPDALEPFYPDRMASRILGMGDVVSLVEKAESVVDLEESKKLEKKLRRNQFTLQDFLDQLRKVQKMGSITDLLGMLPGVGGKLKGIDVDPKAIKHVEAIILSMTPAEREKPKILNASRRRRIARGSGRTVQEVNRLMRQFEDMKKMMKQMNRMSRKKGGVSGAMKNLMPM
- the rpsP gene encoding 30S ribosomal protein S16, whose protein sequence is MIRIRLARHGRKKRPFYRIVAADQRRSVRGKFLDVLGVYNPVAEPKVFEIKEDKLAYWLNEGAEMSDTVASLVKKFKK